The genomic segment ATGTCAAGCTCGGTCTCTTGTTCCTCGAACTCAAGAATCTTGTTCAGCAGCTTGAACCAATACTAAAAGGATGAAGCCATGGCTGAAGATATCCTTATTTATAAGAACAACATAAAAGCTCTGATGAAGATTGTGGCAAGCCTAAGCCACGCCTCGGATACTTTAATAGGCAAGGCCGCGAACACCCTCATGTACCAGACGGGCAAGGACCTGGGCAAGATAGAGGGCGCCAAGATGGACAAGACAGACGACCTTTCTAAGGCGCTCGATATGATAGCGAAGGCGGAGGAGGGTGTATGGGAGATAGAACTCTGGAAGGATAAAGGGGTCGCGGACTACGTCTTCGAGGACGCCGGTGTTCGCAAGGCTTATCTAGTATTCAAGGAATGTCCAATCCGGCAGGTCTGCATGACGCACGGCGTAAAGCAGGATGAAGTCATATGCCGCATAACGCACGGTCTTTTTGCGGGAATAATGGGCGAAGTCATGGAAAAGAAGGTTGACCTTCATGTTGAGCATGCCGGACCCAACGCCTGCAAGAAGATAGTCGAGATGAAGTAATTGATGGAGGTGTCTTATGAAAGTAGCGACATACCAGATGGCTTCGTGCTCCGGCTGCCATGTGGCCCTTGTTAACCTGGGGCTCGATCTAATCGAGCCTTTGTCGAAGGGCGAGCTTGTGTTTTCCCCTGTGCTCGTCGATTCGAAGGATGTTTCGGAAGCGGACGTCGCATTCATAGAAGGCGGCGTGCGCAACCGCGAAAACCTTGAGATGCTAAAGAAACTCAGGGACAAGACTGAGACCCTTGTAGCCTTCGGAACCTGCGCCTGCTTCGGAGGAGTGCCCGGAATCGGCTCCGCATTCAAGGCCGCAGACCTCCTGTCGGAAGCGTACGGCGACGATTTCCTTCCAGAAGGTATCCCGATTCTCGAACAGAGGGTCGACCCTGTGGACGCGCACGTCAAGGTCGACTACTACTTCCCCGGATGTCCTCCTCCGCCAAAGCTCCTCAAGTCGAACATACAAAGGCTTCTTGAAGGCCAGCAGCCGTCCTTCTACGACCTGCCGGTATGCGCCGAGTGTCAGAGGGTCGCTAAAAAGGAAGTAACGCACGACCTGAAGCGCATCGCCGAGAATTTTCCCGAACCCGATGAGTGCCTCCTTTCGCAAGGTTTTGTGTGCCTGGGCTCGGTAAGCCGCGGCGGATGCGAGGCGCCCTGTACGCATGCCGGTGTTCCATGCCTTGGCTGTCGAGGTCCAATAGATCGCGTATTCGTTGAACCCACCCACGGGATTCTTTACGATCTCTCGCGCCGCATAAGCCACTTTACAGGCAAGACGGAGAAGGAGGTCAGAGACAAGCTTCGCGACATCGTTCACGTCTTCTACTCATTCACGCTCTCGGTCCCCGAACTCCGGAAAAAGGATGCCGAGGATGTCTACAAGCTCATCAACCGGATAAAGGTCTAAGCGAGGTAATTATGCCTAAAACGATAACCATAAATCCAGTGACAAGGGTTGAAGGTCACGGCAAGATTACGCTCGAGCTTGACGAGCAAGACAGGGTCTCAAATGCCCGGTTCAGCGTCCAGGAGTTCAGGGGATTCGAGAAGTTCTGTCAGGGCGCGCTTGCCGAGAGGCTCCCGTCGCTTACAGCGCGAATATGCGGAATATGTCCTATTTCGCACCACATTGCCTCGGTAAAAACCGTTGAAGCCTGTTTCGGCGTCAAGATATCGCCGACCTCAGAGAAGATACGCGAACTCATGATGCTGGGCCAGTTAATCGAGAGCCACATGCTTTCTATTGCAGCGCTCAGTCTGCCTGATCTGATGCTTGGCTCGGCAAAGCCTAAGGACCGCAACATTATCGGAATATACAACTCCGGCAAGGATGCGGTAAAGAAGGCTCTCGAAATAAGGTCCTTCGGAACCGCTATATGCTATATTGCCGGAAGAAGACCTGGGCACCCCATAGGCGCAAGAGTGGGTGGCGTAGTGTCGCTCATCAATGAGGAAGAAAAGAATGACCTCCTCTCCAGGTACAGGGAGATAGAGCCTCATCTTGGCTGGTTCTCGGAACTTATGCGCAGTCTTTGCGAAAAGAATGCCGATGCGATAGATACACTGGGCGACATCAAATCTTCATACCTAGGGCTGTCGAATTCAGGCTCCCTTTCGTTCTACGAAGGCGACGTCAAGGTCTTAAATGAAGACGGTTCCGAGGCGCTGTCCTTCAAGCCTGAAAAGTACTACGACAACGTTGAGGAAAAACACGAGAATTGGAGCTACATGAAGTTTCCTGTTCTCAAATCCGGCTCTGGATTCCGCGTAGGTCCCCTCGCTCGAGTCAACATAGCTCAGAAGATCCCGACCCCGAAGGCGTCGGAGGAACTCGACTGGTTCAAAGCGCGCTGGGGCAGCCCCGTTCACAAGACCCTTACCTATCACTA from the bacterium genome contains:
- a CDS encoding F420-nonreducing hydrogenase, whose product is MKVATYQMASCSGCHVALVNLGLDLIEPLSKGELVFSPVLVDSKDVSEADVAFIEGGVRNRENLEMLKKLRDKTETLVAFGTCACFGGVPGIGSAFKAADLLSEAYGDDFLPEGIPILEQRVDPVDAHVKVDYYFPGCPPPPKLLKSNIQRLLEGQQPSFYDLPVCAECQRVAKKEVTHDLKRIAENFPEPDECLLSQGFVCLGSVSRGGCEAPCTHAGVPCLGCRGPIDRVFVEPTHGILYDLSRRISHFTGKTEKEVRDKLRDIVHVFYSFTLSVPELRKKDAEDVYKLINRIKV
- a CDS encoding Ni/Fe hydrogenase subunit alpha produces the protein MPKTITINPVTRVEGHGKITLELDEQDRVSNARFSVQEFRGFEKFCQGALAERLPSLTARICGICPISHHIASVKTVEACFGVKISPTSEKIRELMMLGQLIESHMLSIAALSLPDLMLGSAKPKDRNIIGIYNSGKDAVKKALEIRSFGTAICYIAGRRPGHPIGARVGGVVSLINEEEKNDLLSRYREIEPHLGWFSELMRSLCEKNADAIDTLGDIKSSYLGLSNSGSLSFYEGDVKVLNEDGSEALSFKPEKYYDNVEEKHENWSYMKFPVLKSGSGFRVGPLARVNIAQKIPTPKASEELDWFKARWGSPVHKTLTYHYARFIETLYAIERARKLLEDQDILKGEIYTKTKIKAGKGIGIVEAPRGTLVHSYELDSDGKAVKVNLTVATQHNNLGFNDALKETASKLVTNASPDEASLNKLEMIVRAYDPCLSCSTHSFGPQSFAIELLDSERNLIREYR